The DNA sequence gggagcagacatattcctttgcctctccctctcctccaagcatgagggcagacactgggctcagtgtttgtgtctccaacttagctagttagctagatataggactctttcctaccaaacatgtacttccagaataaagtagttatttcttattttaaagcttaaagtctctgtatgactaatttgcagggaaggtgtaatctttagcaaggattcaaacacacacataagcttgctcagaactctccgttcccagcatcgcaACTCTCTGACATGCTGTGTGCCTCCACCTACGTGCAGCCTTTTGTGTATATGTGAAAATAAACCCAAATACTACAAAACACCAAAAAAAGGCTCCAGGGACCTCCAAACCTCAGTAAATGCTGTGTCCCTGGAACCCCTCACTATTCATATAATTTGGGTGCAAGTAAAAtgatgacttatggtgaccctatgaatagggttttcatggtaagcggtattcagagggggtttaccattgccttcctctgaggctgagaggcagtgactggcccgaggtcacccagcgagcttcatggctgtgtggggattcgaaccctggtctcccaggtcgtagtccaacaccttaaccactacaccacactggctctcgttcaTTTTTTCCAAATATCACAAGTTTAGATGTAAGGGAGGTAGGCATAGGATAGGCAATAGGATGAACGACAATGATCTACAACGGGGATGACCAACATTTTTTCTCTCAGGGTGAGTGACAGCGGCGAGCAGAGCCAGAACCGATGATGCGGCAAAAGTGCAGGAATTTTCACCATGGTGACCTCAAATTAGAACTCCCAATCCTATGCAGGACTACCCAGAGTAAGCCCTGGTACTGATAAGATTCCTCTTAAATAAGTAtacagattaatttttttaaagtacaacatACCAATACAActactgttctggaaagcaaTTCCTTTCTGATGTCAGTTTGCTGTACACATacatgttgccctgggctcctactgggaagaagggcgggatataaatcaaataaataaatacggcaGAAGGCTACCAGCTTGTTCTCAGGCAGCTGAGGAAAAAGCTTCTTATCCCCAAGCCATACCactaggggaaaaagaaaaactcATCAATTTATTTTTTATCAAATGAAATAGTTCCCCTTCCAGTTGTTCCGAAACTACAgacaaagagggggggggaagcatttttaaaagccaggaaACCAAGGAGGAAAGAGAGGAAGGAAGAGGCTCTGATAGGATGGAAGGACAAACCGGCTTCAGGAGGCATTGTGGGAGCCCCTAACATGAGGCTGGGGGCTACTTGCTCCCCACCTGtggtacatagggttgccaggttcaaggccggagaccgatcctgtatctttaggagaagagaaagtcagcaaagtgcaggtgttcttgcaactctgcaatgggaaaaaccacaaggtggaattgtcccttccccatgcacacatttaaagacacagaagacctcttggaggccgggcctggcaaccctaaagatacaggatcagtctcaggccatgaacctggcaaccctagcactgGTGCACTCCAATCAGAAGAACTCCGTACACCTGACATTTGGTGTCAGGAAAAACCGCAAAGGACGTTTCTGCAGAGGGGCAGGCTGTTCAAACCTCTTCCTGGGTGGGAAGAGTAGGCTAGAGCAGTCTGCTCTGCTTTGTCTTCCATAAATCGGGTACAGGCATCCCTCCCCACTTTTATCCGCACCCCTTTGACAGCAATGGCTTTGCTCCCCATCCTCACTGGCCGAACATTTCGAGATCGGGCCCTAAGGGGTTAACCGCAGACAGCTCTGCACAGGGCACTGGGGAAGGTTCTATTGTCTGGCATCTGCAAGGGGGCCTTGCAGCTTTATGGAGATGGGGGTCAGGGCAGGCGCGTGTCTGTGCTTTTCAGACACACTCCCTTGTTTTCCTAGGGGGCAGGGATGTTGCAAATTTCAATGTGCCAGGaggcctccccaccccacccccagggaGCATGGGGCAAGGGTGCAGGGGGTTGTTCCCCGTGTGTGCAAAGATCCGAGACCAACTGCGCTTCTTGCACACAATGAGCAACGGCACAGCTGAAAACCTCAGCAAGGACAACTGAAGAAGCTGGCtgcctgtttgtgtgtgtgtgtctatcctCTTATGTGGTGATGGGGGGGGGTAGTCAGTGGAAACTTCTTCAGAAAAGAAAACATGCCCCAAAACCAGCTTTGAAAAATCAGGGACTTCCGCGTTTCAAACAGAGCAGCTGCGTTAAGTTAGCAGACAGTAATATTTTTCGGATTATGTGGGAGCACCATCACCCTACCCATTAACACGTGCACCATGCCACCCTGcagatatgcattttttaaaagctagtgTGCCATGTAATATCACTGGGACCCAACAGAATCTGGGTTAAGCCCTTGGAGCCTTTTAaatgggaagaggggaggggttgCAGGAGTGCCACTCCGCGCATGCAGCCTACACAACTTTGGGCGCACTGTCGCATGCATACCCAACATTAAACTGAAAGCACTGCTGTGGGTTCCACACCGGAGGAGAGGGTGATGTTCGTGAGATGTTATTTAATTCTGTGGGCCTCTGAAGTTGAGCCTACGCAGGGACGTTTTTCTTATTTGGAGGCCCTTGGACAGAATGAAAGGCAGAGCGACGGACGGATTACAGAAAATACACACAGGCACTAAGGCGGCCGTGTGTCCAACATTACAGAGGCCAGTCCTGAAAGCCTGTCTGGTCCAAATctgttttaaagataaagaacctcaAGAAAAGACAGCCAGGAACACGGCTTACCTAGTCacagtcttccccccccctttacagTGAgatatatttctgtttaaattacagtaactatttctaaatttgcatcactGCAATCTGCATCCTCTTCTCGGTTTTTTTTGgcgattatttatattattatttattatttcaatttatataccgcccttagcagaatagctctcagggcggtgaacaaacaagataaaatacaatatatcatagtaaaaaatcacaaaaacatgtacaaacaaacaacagaaagcacaacaaaaatgaaatacaacacaaattaagaaggatacatgttaaaagtagaaagattaagaaaattaaaagatgcaGAGAaaccaactcctttgaaatgtggtgtcggaggaaaGGTTTGCGAGTTCcgggaaaaagacaaagaattgggtgttagaacaaattaaaccagaactatcactagaagctaaaatggtgaaactgaggttgtcatactttggacacatcatgagaagatatgagaagactagaaaagacaataatgctggggaaaacaggagggagtggaaaaagaggaaggccaaacaagagatggattgattccataaaggaagccacagacctgaacttacaagatctgaacagggtagttcatgacagatgctattggaggttgccgattcatagggtcaccataagtcaaaatcaacttgaagacacgtAACAACAAAGTGGATATCCTAATAGGCACCAATTGAGTGCTCAGGAGGAACAGGAAGGCACAAAGAGGCACCCTCCCATCCTAGAAACAACCCCCTTATCCAGAAGCCAGGGCTGGCTtctccctatgtttccagcatcgtacaagccaatcagcatgaaaggggagcgtgtttgTCACTGCGGAGAGCTTTCTAGCATGctgccttgtccttttctgctgactcgagccaatcagaatgaaagcagatgagtcagccactgagaagactcttttcagtagctaacctccccaagctgattggctcctagaaacTTCCatagttgtgggagaaggcactaacaaggatctcattctcaactcagcagcaaaagggggtgtgtgtggctgtgactattgtgaagagaccctgcagttctggatttgccactacactacagggGAAGATAGTGAGCCTCTGTTTTGTAGCCTCCTGCTCTGCATTGGGTCAAGTGTTCAATCCCTCCTCACTGCCATGGATTTCCATGCTCAACGACATGCAACCTAGTGACCAGAGGTTCCAGGTAAagagcttcccccccccgccccacgtGCTGAAAGCCACCACCATTTGTTTAGCAGACAAATGCGCGGCAAATCTTGGCGTGAATCCGCAAAGAATATGATGCACCTCCTGCAGCCCTTAGCAGACCAGCCCTGGCCAGATGACTGTGGCGGATAGGAGGCCTGGACTGGGTTGTTTGATCAGGGTGGGCGGAGAAGACGGAGGGTTGGATGGAGAGCCTTGCGTGTGCCTTTCCCTTCAGGATGTCAGAGGACTGGCAACAGAGGGGAACCGACAGAGGTGATGGGCCTTTCCCATGAGCGTCtcaaacaaaccttaaaatatcACATCAAAGCCACCTCCTGGAAGCACGGCTcttaaggggggaggggggggtcaTCTACAGTCACTGAATGTACAACATGCTATGGCTCCTCCTGCATCACCAGTGCTATCCACAGACAAATATTGCTTTATTTCAGCCTGTCCCAACCTCTGGgactccagacattgctggactacagttcccataattcctgaccattgaccatgccggctgggtctgatgggagttgtagtccatcagcatCCGGGGGgggcaaaggttgggaaaggctgctttatttaTTCATAGCTCCTCAGGTGCTTTGCTTGCAGGTTcaacccctgccatctccagCTGAAAGGATCCAGCTGATGATGGAACAGGCGCTTCCCTGTCAGACTCAAGAGAGCGGATGCTGCCTGTCAGAGCAGGGACAGCTTCTGTCTTCACCCTTTCCTACTCCAGAGACTGGATTTTGCCAGAGAACTTGTTTTCAGTGACCTGTGAAACACGTCCATATAGGCAGCGGATTCTGGAGCGGAAGGTGCTTCACACAGTGGAGGAAGTTAAGTCATGCTAAACCACATGTTTTTGATACATgcatgtgtgtaagagagagaggggggcctggggagggagagagggaataaAATAATGCAGACAGATAAAATGCCCCTAGACTATCATGGCTTCTTAAAGGGCTAGCTGTGCCAAGATGCAGTTGTAGGGCTGGTCCTAACCTGGGCCAAGCCACTGAGATGAGGCAGGCCAGCTAATGCAGCACAACCAATTAATACTCCCTTAAGCAAACCGATTCGCCTTCTACAAGCGGATAAAAAGCAGGGACCGCCAGCTTCACTGAGGCTTGcccacttttttcttcttcctttccttGCAAAGGGTTAACTCTCCCCAAAGCCCCCCTCCTCACCCCGTGCCCTGCCCGCCTGGCCCGTTGATGCCGTCAGCCTCCCTGGGGGATCAGCTCTCAGCCCACCCCCCGCTTTTGTGGCGGCCCGGCGTGTGCCACCCCTTGCCCCCAATCTGCATAATGGCAGGGCCCACGCGCCGGGGCTAGAGCTCCCATCTGCTGCTCGCCCCCACGGGACCCTCAGCCCCGCAGCCAGCCCCACGCCCATTGGCTGCCCCACACCAGCCATCTGCAGCCTCCAGCCCGCACAATAGGCGCCCAGGCCTTTATATAGGGGGGCAGCCGCCGGGCTCACAGAGGCCAGCTGGCTCTGCGCTGAAGCCAGGACGGGGCGGGCGCACGGGCAAGAGCCACCgccgccagcagcagcagccgccaacAAAAGTCTCAGCGCAAGAGAGCGCTCCCCGGAGCCAAGTTGGGAAGAATCTGCGGCAGGAGCTGGTGCAGGGAGGGAGAGCAGTGCCAGCGTCGTCGACGTCCGCCAAGCCAGTGCCAAGCCCTTGGTGCCCACCGTCCAAGACCCCAACCCCCCTCTTCTCCCACCTTGGGTGTACCCCAAGACCTCCCATCCTCGAGATGCCCCGCGGGTTCCTGGTGAAGAGGACGCGCCGAGAGGGACCCATCTCCTATCGGATCCGACCCCCGCAGGAGGACAGCGTCCTCTCAGCCCTGCTGCTCCCCCCCAGCGGGCTGCTGGCCTTGCCGTCGGCCCAAAGGAAACCGCCCAGGGCCGGAGGGCTGCCCGAATCTCAGGCCCCGGGCCACGGCCCACTGCGCCTGGCGGGCAGCGCCACGCCGCTGGTCAGCTGCCTCGACTGGGGTCTCCATTCGGGCTCGCCGGCACCGGGCGAGTCCGTCCCAGCGTGCGCCTCCCAGGCTCCCGGGTTGGGTTCGGCCTGCGCGACGGCGGCAACCAAGCAAGCGAACGCCCTGCCAAAGAGGGCTAGCAGCAGCGCGGGCCCCACCAGGAAGGCCCCTGGCCCCGAGGCGGCGGAAGCCTTGCTGGGCGCCTTCGTCTGCCAGCTGTGCCAGGAGTCCTACCCGGGCCCGCTGGCCCTGGCCCAGCACGGCTGCTCCCGCATCGCTCGCGTAGAGTACCGCTGTCACGAGTGCAGCAAGGCCTTCAGCTGCCCGGCCAACCTGGCTTCCCATCGCCGCTGGCACAAGCCCCGAGGGGGCAGCGGCGGGCACGTCGGAGGCACCAAGGAGAACGAGAGCCCCGAGGGGGCGGGCAACGCTCCCCGGGGGGCGCTGCCCCACCCCGGCGCCGCGGAGGGCAGCTACTGCTGCGCCCACTGCCCCAAGCGGTTTCGACGCCGGGCCTACCTTTGCAAGCACTTGGCCCTGCACGGCGCCAGCGGGCCGGTGCTGTCCGAAAGCCTCCAAGGCAATCTCGCCCCGCACTGCAGGGCTCCCTGGCCTAAGAAGCCGTTCTAAAAAAACCAAACCTCGCCAGCGCCGGGATCCATCGCCTTGCTCAGCCGGCAGACAGGAGGCGCACTCCAGGGAGCGCTGAGAAGGGCACCATCGCCACGTAGGCCCAGGGCTAGGCTTCCCAGGCCCCCTTCCTCTTCATTGGGGAGGCAGGCCGGGCAACCCAGGCGCCCCAGTTCACCCACCTGCCTTTCTCCATCATCACCCCGTCTGCAGGACAGCTAAAAATGAATCTGTGCGATTCCAAAGCCGGCACCATTGTCTCGCCAATTCTTCTGTAGGACTCAAAAGCTGGCATGCTCTCTCACTGACTTAACTGGGCCTATTTGTACTCTTTTATTTTGTGGAGCCCAAAACAACGAAACATTCATCCATTTCAGAATGGATTATTGCACAGATGCCGGAATGACTGCAAGGGCAGACCGGGATCGGTGTCACCAGACTACAGAGACAATCGTGACCTTCTAATTCGTCACTTCCAACTGAACCTGTGCCGTCAGAATGGTGGTTCCAGACACGCAAACCTCCCCGCACCGTGCTGCACACTGAGACCTGAGATGCAAGAGGCTGGTGGCCATTGGAAAAGCAGGCCTTGCAGCTGCTCAAGTGACATTTCCAGGGTGGGAGGAGCACGAAGGGGGGTGACAGTTGAAACTGTGATCGTGCGATTAGTAAAGGgagtattttaaaaaaggaaaccagTCTTGTGTCTTTTGTGGGTGAGAGTTCTGCATTACTGGACACATGTAGTATCTCATTGCTTGAGGTGGGAAGGCACGT is a window from the Rhineura floridana isolate rRhiFlo1 chromosome 22, rRhiFlo1.hap2, whole genome shotgun sequence genome containing:
- the LOC133374786 gene encoding insulinoma-associated protein 1a-like, with protein sequence MPRGFLVKRTRREGPISYRIRPPQEDSVLSALLLPPSGLLALPSAQRKPPRAGGLPESQAPGHGPLRLAGSATPLVSCLDWGLHSGSPAPGESVPACASQAPGLGSACATAATKQANALPKRASSSAGPTRKAPGPEAAEALLGAFVCQLCQESYPGPLALAQHGCSRIARVEYRCHECSKAFSCPANLASHRRWHKPRGGSGGHVGGTKENESPEGAGNAPRGALPHPGAAEGSYCCAHCPKRFRRRAYLCKHLALHGASGPVLSESLQGNLAPHCRAPWPKKPF